One window of Deinococcus depolymerans genomic DNA carries:
- a CDS encoding glutamate synthase-related protein yields the protein MNRTDNRVTPAEAPHTPVTPASGAELNLARERGLYSGAEHDACGVGFVAHIKGRKNHAIVQQGLKILENLDHRGAVGADPLMGDGAGILIQIPDEFYRAEFAAQGVTLPPLGDYGVGMIFLPKEIASRRACEQELERAIVAEGQVVLGWRDVPVNREMPMSPAVREKEPVIRQVFIGAGPDTLVPDALERKLYVIRRRASNAIRALNFTHGAEYYVPSMSCRTVIYKGLLLATQVGEYYLDLQDERVVSALALVHQRFSTNTFPEWPLAHPYRMVAHNGEINTVKGNFNWMRAREGIMASPVLGDDLKKLYPISFEGESDTATFDNALELLTLAGYPMAHAAMMMIPEAWEQNANLDPRRRAFYEYHASMMEPWDGPAAMVFTDGRQVGATLDRNGLRPARYVQTRDDLVILASESGVLPVPESKIVKKWRLQPGRMFLIDFEQGRIIEDDELKNQFASAKPYAQWVENTRFRLDDSEETGTVGQFRESLLDRQQAFGYTQEDLKFLMGPMALTGEEGIGSMGNDSPLAVLSGKNKPLFNYFRQLFAQVTNPPIDPIRESVVMSLVSFVGPRPNLLDINAVNPQLRLEVEQPILDFDDMARVRNIEEHTRGKFKAYDLDITYPAEWGSRGVEAKLATINAWAVDAIESGHNVIVISDRRVDRERVAIPSLLALSSIHHHLVKAGLRMKVGLVVETGDAREVHHFAALAGYGAEAIHPYLALETLINLHTDVPGMPALNGIDAHKAISNYIKAIGKGLSKIMSKMGVSTYMSYCGAQLFEAVGLKTDFVQKYFYGTPTQVGGIGIFEVAEEALRNHRAAFSDDPVLAQNLDAGGEYAWRVRGEEHMWTPDSIAKLQHSVRSGNYATYEEYARIINDQSRRHMTLRGLFEFRTDGVTPVPLEEVEAASEIVKRFATGAMSLGSISTEAHTTLAVAMNRIGGKSNTGEGGEDPARYEREMRGETIGEGHTLASILGESRVEVDYPLEPGDSLRSKIKQVASGRFGVTTNYLTSADQIQIKMAQGAKPGEGGQLPGGKVSEYIGFLRHSVPGVGLISPPPHHDIYSIEDLAQLIHDLKNVNPRADISVKLVSEVGVGTIAAGVAKAKADHIVIAGHDGGTGASPWSSIKHAGSPWELGLAETQQTLVLNRLRDRVRVQTDGQLKTGRDVVIAALLGADEFGFATAPLVAQGCIMMRKCHLNTCPVGVATQDPVLRARFQGKPEHVINFFFFIAEEVRAIMASLGIRSFDDLIGRADLLDTKKGIEHWKAQGLDFSRVFYRPEVPQEVGVRHLHTQDHGLSGALDLQLIEKCRPAFEKGEKVHFLQDVRNVNRTVGAMLSGELTRVRPEGLPDNTVFIQMEGTGGQSFGAFLAPGLTLYLIGDANDYTGKGLSGGRVVVRPSIEFRGRAEENIIVGNTVLYGATSGEAFFRGVAGERFAVRLSGAEAVVEGVGDHGCEYMTGGTVVVLGQTGRNFAAGMSGGVAYVYDADGSFEKRCNTSMVDLHPLLPEDQQLAQTGGALHLGQSDEAHLRRLLESHHKWTGSQRASDLLDDWETTLKRFVKVFPKEYQRALRERAQAGTLQAADTTSMQTAQPGNPVAAQGTLTK from the coding sequence ATGAACAGAACAGACAACCGGGTGACGCCGGCTGAGGCGCCGCACACCCCCGTAACCCCCGCGAGCGGCGCGGAACTGAACCTCGCCCGTGAAAGGGGCCTGTACAGCGGCGCCGAGCACGACGCCTGCGGCGTTGGCTTCGTCGCGCACATCAAGGGCCGCAAGAACCACGCCATCGTGCAGCAGGGCCTGAAGATCCTCGAGAACCTCGACCACCGCGGCGCGGTCGGCGCCGACCCCCTGATGGGCGACGGGGCGGGCATCCTGATCCAGATTCCCGACGAGTTCTACCGCGCCGAGTTCGCCGCGCAGGGCGTGACCCTGCCCCCGCTGGGCGACTACGGCGTCGGCATGATCTTCCTGCCCAAGGAGATCGCCTCGCGCCGCGCCTGCGAGCAGGAACTCGAACGCGCCATCGTCGCGGAAGGTCAGGTCGTGCTGGGCTGGCGGGACGTGCCGGTCAACCGCGAGATGCCCATGAGCCCCGCCGTGCGCGAGAAGGAACCCGTCATCCGGCAGGTGTTCATCGGCGCGGGGCCCGACACGCTGGTTCCCGACGCGCTGGAACGCAAGCTGTACGTCATCCGCCGCCGGGCCAGCAACGCCATCCGCGCGCTGAACTTCACGCACGGCGCCGAGTACTACGTGCCGAGCATGTCGTGCCGGACCGTGATCTACAAGGGCCTGCTGCTCGCCACGCAGGTCGGCGAGTACTACCTCGACCTTCAGGACGAGCGCGTGGTCAGTGCGCTGGCCCTGGTCCACCAGCGCTTCAGTACGAACACCTTCCCCGAGTGGCCGCTGGCGCACCCGTACCGCATGGTCGCGCACAACGGCGAGATCAACACCGTCAAGGGGAACTTCAACTGGATGCGCGCCCGCGAGGGCATCATGGCCTCGCCCGTGCTGGGCGACGACCTGAAGAAGCTCTACCCGATCTCCTTCGAGGGCGAGAGCGACACCGCCACCTTCGACAACGCACTCGAACTCCTGACGCTGGCCGGGTACCCCATGGCGCACGCCGCCATGATGATGATCCCCGAGGCCTGGGAGCAGAACGCCAACCTCGACCCCCGGCGCCGCGCGTTCTACGAGTACCACGCCTCCATGATGGAGCCCTGGGACGGCCCGGCCGCGATGGTCTTCACCGACGGCCGTCAGGTCGGCGCGACGCTGGACCGCAACGGCCTGCGCCCCGCCCGCTACGTGCAGACCCGCGACGATCTGGTCATCCTGGCCAGCGAGTCCGGCGTGCTGCCCGTCCCGGAGAGCAAGATCGTCAAGAAGTGGCGCCTGCAACCGGGCCGCATGTTCCTGATCGACTTCGAGCAGGGCCGCATCATCGAGGACGACGAACTGAAAAACCAGTTCGCGTCCGCCAAACCCTATGCGCAGTGGGTGGAGAACACCCGCTTCCGCCTGGACGACAGCGAGGAGACCGGCACGGTCGGGCAGTTCCGCGAGTCGCTGCTGGACCGCCAGCAGGCCTTCGGGTACACCCAGGAGGACCTGAAGTTCCTGATGGGCCCCATGGCCCTGACCGGCGAGGAAGGCATCGGCTCCATGGGCAACGACAGCCCGCTGGCCGTGCTGTCCGGCAAGAACAAGCCGCTGTTCAACTACTTCCGGCAGCTGTTCGCGCAGGTCACGAACCCGCCCATCGACCCGATCCGCGAATCGGTCGTCATGAGCCTCGTGTCGTTCGTGGGGCCGCGCCCGAACCTGCTGGACATCAACGCGGTCAACCCGCAGCTGCGCCTGGAAGTCGAGCAGCCCATCCTGGACTTCGACGACATGGCCCGCGTGCGCAACATCGAGGAACACACCCGCGGGAAGTTCAAGGCGTACGACCTCGACATCACCTACCCCGCCGAGTGGGGCAGCCGCGGCGTGGAAGCCAAACTGGCGACCATCAACGCCTGGGCGGTGGACGCCATCGAGAGCGGGCACAACGTCATCGTCATCAGTGACCGCCGCGTGGACCGCGAACGCGTCGCGATTCCCAGCCTGCTGGCCCTCAGCAGCATCCACCACCACCTCGTCAAGGCGGGGCTGCGCATGAAGGTCGGTCTGGTCGTCGAGACCGGCGACGCCCGCGAGGTCCACCACTTCGCCGCGCTGGCCGGGTACGGCGCGGAGGCCATCCACCCGTACCTCGCGCTGGAAACCCTGATCAACCTGCACACCGACGTGCCCGGCATGCCCGCCCTGAACGGCATCGACGCGCACAAGGCCATCTCCAACTACATCAAGGCGATCGGCAAGGGCCTGAGCAAGATCATGTCGAAGATGGGCGTCAGCACGTACATGAGTTACTGCGGCGCGCAGCTGTTCGAGGCGGTCGGCCTGAAGACCGACTTCGTGCAGAAGTACTTCTACGGCACGCCCACCCAGGTCGGCGGGATCGGCATCTTCGAGGTGGCGGAAGAAGCCCTGCGCAACCACCGCGCGGCGTTCAGCGACGACCCCGTGCTGGCGCAGAACCTCGACGCGGGCGGCGAGTACGCGTGGCGCGTGCGCGGCGAGGAGCACATGTGGACGCCGGACTCGATCGCCAAGCTGCAGCACTCGGTGCGCAGCGGCAACTACGCCACCTATGAGGAGTACGCCCGGATCATCAACGACCAGAGCCGGCGGCACATGACCCTGCGCGGCCTGTTCGAATTCCGCACCGACGGCGTGACCCCCGTCCCGCTGGAAGAAGTCGAGGCCGCCAGCGAGATCGTCAAACGCTTCGCCACGGGCGCCATGAGCCTCGGCTCGATCAGCACCGAGGCGCACACCACCCTGGCCGTCGCCATGAACCGCATCGGCGGCAAGAGCAACACCGGCGAGGGCGGCGAGGACCCCGCCCGCTACGAACGCGAGATGCGCGGAGAGACCATCGGCGAGGGCCACACCCTCGCCAGCATCCTCGGCGAGAGCAGGGTTGAAGTGGACTACCCGCTGGAACCCGGCGACAGCCTGCGCTCCAAGATCAAGCAGGTCGCCTCGGGCCGCTTCGGCGTCACCACGAACTACCTGACGAGCGCCGACCAGATCCAGATCAAGATGGCGCAGGGCGCCAAGCCCGGCGAGGGCGGCCAGCTGCCCGGCGGGAAGGTCAGCGAGTACATCGGCTTCCTGCGCCACTCCGTGCCCGGCGTGGGCCTGATCAGCCCGCCCCCGCACCACGACATCTACTCCATCGAGGACCTCGCGCAGCTCATCCACGACCTGAAGAACGTCAACCCCCGCGCGGACATCAGCGTGAAGCTCGTCTCCGAGGTCGGCGTCGGCACCATCGCCGCCGGGGTCGCCAAGGCCAAGGCCGACCACATCGTGATCGCCGGGCACGACGGCGGCACGGGTGCCAGCCCCTGGAGTTCCATCAAGCACGCCGGGTCGCCGTGGGAACTGGGCCTCGCGGAGACGCAGCAGACCCTGGTCCTGAACCGCCTGCGGGACCGCGTGCGCGTGCAGACCGACGGGCAGCTCAAGACCGGCCGCGACGTCGTGATCGCCGCGCTGCTGGGCGCCGACGAGTTCGGTTTCGCGACCGCGCCGCTCGTCGCGCAGGGCTGCATCATGATGCGCAAGTGCCACCTGAACACCTGCCCCGTGGGGGTCGCCACGCAGGACCCGGTGCTGCGCGCCCGCTTCCAGGGCAAACCCGAGCACGTCATCAACTTCTTCTTCTTCATCGCCGAGGAAGTCCGCGCCATCATGGCCAGCCTGGGCATCCGCTCCTTCGACGACCTGATCGGCCGCGCCGACCTGCTCGACACGAAGAAGGGCATCGAGCACTGGAAGGCGCAGGGCCTGGACTTCAGCCGCGTCTTCTACCGCCCCGAGGTGCCCCAGGAGGTCGGCGTGCGCCACCTCCACACCCAGGACCACGGCCTGAGCGGCGCGCTCGACCTGCAACTCATCGAGAAGTGCCGCCCCGCCTTCGAGAAGGGCGAGAAGGTCCACTTCCTGCAGGACGTCCGCAACGTCAACCGCACCGTCGGCGCGATGCTGTCCGGCGAACTGACCCGCGTGCGCCCGGAAGGGCTGCCCGACAACACCGTGTTCATCCAGATGGAAGGCACCGGCGGCCAGAGCTTCGGCGCGTTCCTCGCCCCGGGCCTGACCCTGTACCTGATCGGCGACGCGAACGACTACACCGGCAAGGGCCTGTCCGGCGGCCGCGTGGTCGTGCGCCCCAGCATCGAATTCCGCGGCCGGGCCGAGGAGAACATCATCGTCGGGAACACCGTCCTGTACGGCGCGACCAGCGGCGAGGCCTTCTTCCGCGGCGTGGCAGGTGAACGCTTCGCGGTGCGTCTCAGCGGCGCCGAGGCCGTCGTGGAGGGAGTAGGCGACCACGGCTGCGAGTACATGACCGGCGGCACCGTCGTCGTGCTCGGCCAGACCGGCCGGAACTTCGCGGCAGGCATGAGCGGCGGCGTCGCGTACGTGTACGACGCGGACGGCAGCTTCGAGAAGCGCTGCAACACCAGCATGGTGGACCTGCACCCCCTGCTGCCCGAGGACCAGCAGCTCGCGCAGACGGGCGGCGCCCTGCACCTGGGCCAGAGCGACGAGGCGCACCTGCGCCGCCTGCTCGAAAGCCACCACAAGTGGACCGGCTCGCAGCGAGCCAGCGACCTGCTGGACGACTGGGAGACCACCCTGAAACGCTTCGTCAAGGTCTTCCCCAAGGAATACCAGCGCGCCCTGCGCGAACGCGCCCAGGCCGGAACGCTCCAGGCCGCCGACACCACCAGCATGCAGACCGCGCAGCCCGGCAACCCCGTGGCCGCGCAGGGCACCCTGACCAAGTAA
- a CDS encoding metallophosphoesterase: MTVTRRHVLRTLGGGGLAALAAGGAGAAQAYRFGVTRHARTLPGLRAPLRVAFLTDLHYGLFIGAGSVAAWVDATNDLRADVVLMGGDQLDARMDAPPEPLLRELRRLRAPLGVFAVWGNHDYGSFGRYGGRQYGPSRPDWAAKRAELEGAFARAGVTVLRDAGRPLRDDAWVGGTDDLWFGTPDVTGALAGAGTRATLLVTHNPDLLPDLPRPVGLVLCGHTHGGQVRFPLLGAPVVPSRYGQRYAMGWVEGARGTPAYVSRGLGLSGVPLRNLCDPEITLLQLTPA; encoded by the coding sequence ATGACCGTGACGCGCCGCCACGTCCTGCGCACCCTGGGGGGCGGGGGTCTGGCGGCCCTGGCGGCCGGCGGGGCGGGCGCCGCGCAGGCCTACCGTTTCGGCGTGACCCGGCACGCCCGCACGCTGCCGGGCCTGCGGGCGCCGCTGCGCGTGGCGTTCCTGACGGACCTGCACTACGGGCTGTTCATCGGGGCGGGCAGTGTGGCCGCCTGGGTGGACGCCACGAACGACCTGCGGGCCGACGTGGTCCTGATGGGCGGCGATCAGCTGGACGCCCGCATGGACGCGCCGCCGGAACCGCTGCTGCGTGAACTGCGGCGCCTGCGTGCGCCGCTGGGTGTCTTCGCGGTGTGGGGCAACCACGACTACGGCAGTTTCGGACGTTACGGGGGCCGGCAGTACGGGCCGTCCCGGCCGGACTGGGCCGCGAAACGCGCCGAACTGGAAGGGGCCTTCGCGCGGGCGGGGGTGACGGTCCTGCGCGACGCGGGCCGGCCGCTGCGGGACGACGCCTGGGTGGGCGGCACGGACGACCTGTGGTTCGGCACGCCGGACGTGACGGGCGCGCTGGCCGGGGCGGGCACACGGGCCACGCTGCTCGTCACGCACAACCCGGACCTGCTGCCGGACCTGCCGCGCCCGGTGGGACTGGTGCTGTGCGGGCACACGCACGGCGGGCAGGTGCGCTTTCCGCTGCTGGGCGCGCCGGTGGTGCCCAGCCGCTACGGGCAGCGCTACGCGATGGGGTGGGTGGAGGGCGCGCGCGGCACGCCCGCCTACGTCAGCCGGGGCCTGGGCCTGAGCGGCGTGCCGCTGCGCAACCTGTGCGACCCGGAGATCACGCTGCTGCAGCTGACCCCCGCCTGA
- a CDS encoding metallophosphoesterase encodes MSRQILIIPDLHGRPDLLRAALERFPDAHYVSLGDAIDRGPRSMPVVEKLMDLHAAGRATLLMGNHERMMEEGVRWYRQYLGTHDLGDYRRAMEGYQWWMRAGGETVRTELGSLTLEKFPPLLEAYLKVLRRVVYVTADGDIHDEPPPHPSVLIAHASPPVRHPQHPNPLSAALWLRPFEGPFPLPDGVMYSVHGHTPVPTPSRLGRHLYLDLGAYDTGRLAVAEVNVHGLPQVTVFCGRGDPARARKYARFGEPIPVTPVDLPGAPPR; translated from the coding sequence GTGAGCCGACAGATCCTGATCATCCCGGACCTGCACGGCCGGCCCGACCTGCTGCGCGCCGCGCTCGAACGCTTCCCGGACGCGCATTACGTGTCGCTGGGCGACGCCATCGACCGCGGCCCGCGCTCCATGCCGGTCGTGGAGAAACTGATGGACCTGCACGCCGCCGGGCGCGCCACGCTGCTGATGGGCAACCACGAACGCATGATGGAAGAGGGCGTCCGGTGGTACCGGCAGTACCTGGGCACGCACGACCTGGGCGACTACCGCCGCGCCATGGAAGGCTACCAGTGGTGGATGCGCGCGGGCGGCGAGACGGTCCGCACCGAGCTGGGCAGCCTGACCCTGGAGAAGTTCCCGCCGCTGCTCGAGGCGTACCTGAAGGTCCTGCGGCGCGTGGTGTACGTGACGGCCGACGGGGACATCCACGACGAGCCGCCCCCGCACCCCAGCGTGCTGATCGCGCACGCCTCGCCGCCCGTGCGGCACCCGCAGCACCCCAACCCGCTGTCGGCGGCGCTGTGGCTGCGGCCCTTCGAGGGACCGTTCCCGCTGCCGGACGGCGTGATGTACTCCGTGCACGGCCACACCCCGGTGCCCACGCCGTCCCGGCTGGGCCGGCACCTGTACCTGGACCTCGGCGCGTACGACACGGGCCGGCTGGCGGTCGCCGAGGTGAACGTCCACGGGCTGCCGCAGGTGACGGTGTTCTGCGGGCGGGGCGACCCGGCCCGCGCCCGCAAGTACGCCCGTTTCGGGGAGCCCATTCCGGTCACGCCGGTCGACCTGCCCGGCGCGCCCCCCAGGTAA
- a CDS encoding Xaa-Pro peptidase family protein — translation MAPNTAGYALQDGKRRQAQALLGNGEVWLIAARESGVRPEPALTLVAGVDVTWDSLFLLTRREAVAIVGRFDADAVPPGWTVHGYDADLRALLRAELTRLGARRVLLNISEDDPLCDGLTSGLERRVRGWLAPGPDLMPDLEWDSAAPRLGQLRSVKTPEEHAAIREAVDRAEAHLREMAAAARPGWTERDVAAFLHGLCRRDGAEPSWGWNACPNVHIGPDSRPSHAPPGDHALRPGALLHIDYGVRLHHGYCSDIQRTYRLPDGNPVPDAVQAAFRACWQAIQAGADALRPGTPGHAVDAAARAALVAAGYPEYQHALGHGLGRATHDGGTLLGPRWPRYGQTVEGPVREGEVYTLELGVMVPGHGFIGLEEDVVVRAGPPQWLSDRQDDLRPLG, via the coding sequence ATGGCCCCCAACACGGCAGGATACGCGCTTCAGGACGGCAAGCGGCGGCAGGCGCAGGCCCTGCTCGGGAACGGCGAGGTGTGGCTGATCGCCGCGCGCGAGTCGGGCGTGCGCCCGGAACCGGCGCTGACGCTCGTGGCGGGCGTGGACGTCACCTGGGACAGCCTGTTCCTGCTGACCCGCCGCGAGGCGGTGGCGATCGTGGGCCGCTTCGACGCGGACGCCGTGCCGCCCGGCTGGACCGTGCACGGGTACGACGCCGACCTGCGGGCGCTGCTGCGCGCCGAGCTGACGCGGCTGGGGGCGCGGCGGGTGCTGCTGAACATCAGTGAGGACGACCCGCTGTGCGACGGCCTGACCTCCGGCCTGGAACGCCGGGTGCGCGGCTGGCTGGCCCCCGGCCCGGACCTGATGCCCGACCTGGAGTGGGACAGCGCCGCGCCGCGGCTGGGGCAGCTGAGGTCGGTCAAGACGCCCGAGGAGCACGCCGCGATCCGGGAGGCGGTGGACCGGGCCGAGGCGCACCTGCGCGAGATGGCGGCCGCCGCCCGCCCCGGCTGGACGGAACGGGACGTGGCGGCCTTCCTGCACGGCCTGTGCCGCCGCGACGGCGCCGAGCCATCCTGGGGCTGGAACGCCTGCCCGAACGTGCACATCGGCCCGGACAGCCGTCCCTCGCACGCGCCGCCCGGCGACCACGCCCTGCGCCCCGGCGCGCTGCTGCACATCGACTATGGCGTGCGCCTGCACCACGGGTACTGCTCGGACATCCAGCGCACCTACCGCCTGCCCGACGGGAACCCGGTCCCGGACGCCGTGCAGGCCGCCTTCCGCGCCTGCTGGCAGGCCATCCAGGCGGGCGCGGACGCCCTGCGCCCCGGCACGCCCGGCCACGCCGTGGACGCCGCTGCCCGCGCCGCGCTGGTCGCCGCCGGGTACCCCGAGTACCAGCACGCGCTGGGCCACGGTCTGGGCCGCGCCACGCACGACGGCGGCACCCTGCTGGGTCCGCGCTGGCCCCGTTACGGGCAGACCGTCGAGGGACCCGTGCGCGAGGGCGAGGTGTACACCCTGGAACTGGGCGTCATGGTGCCCGGCCACGGCTTCATCGGGCTGGAGGAGGACGTCGTGGTGCGCGCCGGGCCGCCGCAGTGGCTGTCGGACCGGCAGGACGACCTCAGACCCCTGGGCTGA
- a CDS encoding nucleotidyltransferase family protein yields the protein MTSDLHAPVAGVLLAAGRSVRMGRPKQLLPVAGVPLVRRAAQALAGGGHDALLCVIPPGEVGEGIRAALAGLPFAFAVNPDPARGLAGSFRVAVGALPAGLAGVNFALGDMPLLGAAQHAALIRAFRETGAPVVLAEYAGAGDGPVRAPPHLFRADLLAAVQRAPDADHGPRHLIRAHAAQAVTLTFPAGLLLDVDTPEALAQAQALLQEPQP from the coding sequence ATGACTTCCGACCTTCACGCGCCGGTCGCGGGCGTGCTGCTGGCCGCCGGACGCAGCGTCCGCATGGGCCGCCCCAAGCAGCTGCTGCCGGTTGCGGGCGTGCCGCTGGTCCGCCGCGCCGCGCAGGCCCTGGCGGGTGGCGGGCACGACGCGCTGCTGTGCGTCATTCCGCCCGGCGAGGTCGGCGAGGGTATCCGCGCGGCGCTGGCGGGGTTGCCGTTCGCGTTCGCGGTGAACCCGGACCCGGCGCGCGGCCTGGCGGGATCCTTCCGCGTGGCGGTGGGAGCCCTGCCGGCCGGTCTGGCGGGCGTGAACTTCGCGCTGGGCGACATGCCGCTGCTGGGGGCCGCGCAGCACGCCGCCCTGATCCGCGCCTTCCGCGAGACGGGCGCGCCCGTGGTGCTGGCCGAGTACGCCGGTGCCGGCGACGGGCCGGTGCGCGCCCCGCCGCACCTGTTCCGCGCGGACCTGCTCGCGGCGGTCCAGCGCGCCCCGGACGCCGACCACGGCCCCCGGCACCTGATCCGCGCGCACGCCGCGCAGGCGGTCACGCTGACCTTCCCGGCCGGACTGCTGCTGGACGTGGACACGCCGGAAGCGCTGGCGCAGGCACAGGCGCTGCTGCAGGAACCGCAACCGTAG
- a CDS encoding carbon monoxide dehydrogenase subunit G: MKLSYSGQEKVQAPPAAVWAFVQDPERVARCLPDVQEVVVHDQTHMDATVQVGVGMVRGKFKFKIEVLPDEPQGRVNVKVQGGGLGSVVDLTAGANVVDNGDGTTTLDWTGDATMRGPVATVGGRLLDAQAQKLISKTFENMSAHVGAANTATA, encoded by the coding sequence ATGAAACTCAGCTACTCAGGTCAGGAGAAGGTGCAGGCGCCACCCGCCGCCGTGTGGGCGTTCGTGCAGGACCCCGAACGGGTCGCGCGCTGCCTGCCGGACGTGCAGGAGGTCGTCGTGCACGACCAGACGCACATGGACGCGACCGTGCAGGTGGGCGTGGGCATGGTGCGCGGGAAGTTCAAGTTCAAGATCGAGGTGCTGCCCGACGAGCCGCAGGGCCGCGTGAACGTGAAGGTGCAGGGGGGCGGGCTGGGCAGCGTCGTGGACCTGACGGCCGGCGCGAACGTCGTGGACAACGGGGACGGCACGACCACCCTGGACTGGACCGGGGACGCCACCATGCGCGGCCCGGTCGCGACGGTCGGCGGGCGCCTGCTGGACGCCCAGGCGCAGAAGCTGATCTCCAAGACCTTCGAGAACATGAGCGCGCACGTCGGTGCGGCCAACACCGCGACGGCCTGA
- a CDS encoding MoxR family ATPase: MSGAQIPEPAALKAAFLVRGYVADDALATALRLVAALGKPLLLEGPAGVGKTEAAKTLSDVLGTRLIRLQCYEGLDAQSALYEWNYARQLLHLRAAELGGAGGVTDEDLYSERFLMARPLLQAIREEHAPVLLIDEIDRADDAFEAFLLELLAEWQITVPELGTIEARTRPHVILTSNRSRELSDALRRRCLYHWTEYPSRAQELAIVHARLPGVNETLAQQVTNAVHALRALPLGKPPGVAETLDWAAALVSLHADHLDAPGIRATLGAVLKLREDQLLAAPTLQGLAAQAAAGHPPGA, translated from the coding sequence GTGAGCGGCGCGCAGATCCCGGAACCCGCCGCCCTGAAGGCCGCGTTCCTGGTCCGCGGGTACGTGGCGGACGACGCGCTCGCCACGGCCCTGCGGCTGGTCGCGGCGCTCGGCAAGCCGCTGCTGCTGGAAGGCCCGGCAGGCGTCGGGAAGACCGAGGCGGCCAAGACGCTGTCGGACGTGCTGGGCACCCGCCTGATCCGCCTGCAGTGCTACGAGGGCCTGGACGCACAGTCGGCGCTGTACGAGTGGAACTACGCGCGGCAACTGCTGCACCTGCGGGCTGCCGAGCTGGGCGGGGCGGGCGGCGTGACCGACGAGGACCTGTACAGCGAACGCTTCCTGATGGCCCGCCCGCTGCTGCAGGCGATCCGCGAGGAACACGCGCCCGTGCTGCTCATCGACGAGATCGACCGCGCCGACGACGCCTTCGAGGCGTTCCTGCTGGAACTGCTGGCCGAGTGGCAGATCACCGTGCCGGAACTGGGCACCATCGAGGCCCGCACCCGCCCGCACGTGATCCTCACCAGCAACCGCTCGCGGGAACTGAGCGACGCGCTGCGCCGCCGCTGCCTGTACCACTGGACCGAGTACCCCAGCCGCGCGCAGGAACTGGCCATCGTGCACGCGCGCCTGCCCGGCGTGAACGAGACGCTGGCGCAGCAGGTCACGAACGCCGTGCACGCCCTGCGCGCCCTGCCGCTGGGCAAACCGCCGGGCGTGGCGGAGACGCTGGACTGGGCGGCGGCGCTGGTCAGCCTGCACGCCGATCACCTGGACGCCCCCGGCATCCGCGCGACGCTGGGCGCGGTCCTGAAACTGCGCGAGGATCAGCTGCTGGCCGCGCCGACCCTGCAGGGACTGGCGGCGCAGGCCGCGGCGGGCCACCCGCCCGGCGCGTGA
- a CDS encoding VWA domain-containing protein has protein sequence MSGAGVIPPDLAAQVSAFTARLRDRHGFLIGPGETADALRALGAVDVLDRREVRGALRAVLSASPEQTRLFDLEFNAFFRAEGAAQPKLPLLPETKAPGTEQQTEAGPPPPPRPGQPPAPNPTPAPAPDDAPDPDEDAPDSQAPGQPLPGEDQAPPDDTAVPSLRARLSPNAAPGQAVQAGGDDLPELLRAASALVRALELGRARRLRPQPQRGPKLDARRTLRAAARTAGDATLLRWLGRPRRAPRFLLVIDGSRSMGADATLLLRFAQALHLRSRRVEVYAFSTGLTRLTPLLRRAPSGVPLSLPELGDAWGGGTRIGENLLRLAREERAGVTRDTLILVLSDGLDTGDPALVGRALRDLQRRAGGVVWLSPLAAAPNYRPVQRAIVAALPFLWALLPVGGAADLHALPRRLRAARRL, from the coding sequence GTGAGCGGGGCCGGGGTCATCCCGCCGGACCTCGCGGCGCAGGTGTCGGCGTTCACGGCGCGGCTACGCGACCGGCACGGCTTCCTGATCGGGCCGGGCGAGACGGCCGACGCGCTGCGGGCGCTGGGGGCAGTGGACGTGCTGGATCGGCGCGAGGTGCGCGGGGCGCTGCGGGCGGTCCTGAGCGCCAGCCCCGAGCAGACGCGGCTGTTCGACCTGGAATTCAACGCCTTCTTCCGGGCGGAGGGCGCGGCGCAGCCGAAACTGCCGCTGCTGCCGGAAACGAAAGCGCCGGGCACCGAGCAGCAGACCGAGGCCGGGCCGCCGCCCCCACCCCGCCCCGGCCAGCCGCCCGCGCCGAACCCCACCCCGGCGCCCGCCCCGGACGACGCGCCGGACCCGGACGAGGACGCGCCGGACAGTCAGGCGCCGGGCCAGCCGCTGCCCGGCGAGGACCAGGCCCCGCCGGACGACACGGCCGTGCCCAGCCTGCGCGCCCGCCTGAGCCCGAACGCCGCGCCGGGACAGGCGGTGCAGGCGGGCGGCGACGACCTGCCGGAGTTGCTGCGGGCCGCGTCGGCGCTGGTGCGGGCGCTGGAACTGGGCCGCGCGCGCCGCCTGCGGCCCCAGCCGCAGCGGGGGCCGAAACTCGACGCCCGCCGCACCCTGCGCGCCGCCGCCCGCACCGCCGGGGACGCCACGCTGCTGCGCTGGCTGGGCCGCCCACGCCGCGCGCCACGCTTCCTGCTGGTCATCGACGGGAGCCGCTCGATGGGCGCGGACGCCACGCTGCTGCTGCGCTTCGCGCAGGCGCTGCACCTGCGCTCCCGGCGGGTGGAGGTGTACGCCTTCAGCACCGGCCTGACCCGCCTGACGCCCCTGCTGCGCCGCGCGCCAAGCGGCGTTCCCCTGAGCCTCCCGGAGCTGGGGGACGCCTGGGGCGGCGGCACCCGCATCGGCGAGAACCTGCTGCGGCTGGCACGGGAGGAACGGGCAGGCGTCACGCGCGACACCCTGATCCTGGTCCTCAGCGACGGGCTGGACACCGGGGACCCGGCGCTGGTGGGCCGGGCCCTGCGGGACCTGCAACGCCGCGCGGGCGGGGTGGTGTGGCTCTCGCCGCTGGCAGCCGCACCGAACTACCGGCCGGTGCAGCGGGCGATCGTGGCGGCCCTGCCGTTCCTGTGGGCGCTGCTGCCGGTGGGCGGCGCGGCCGACCTGCACGCCCTGCCCCGCCGGCTGCGCGCCGCCCGCCGCCTCTGA